The following proteins are co-located in the Halarcobacter sp. genome:
- a CDS encoding M3 family metallopeptidase, producing the protein MFNEFNLENLENSKVELEQLLNDSKKKIDELLNIENKTYENFVKPYEMIGEGINDYLTPIFHIDSVKNSEITQKVYEDCLPLISDYETEISQNDNIYRSLKDIQDKDYISLNDIQKKVLENEIRDFKLSGCHLDEKNKKKLKELNLKLSELSHKFSQNLLNATNSFEMIIDDYEDVKEIPKSDLELAKFEENGKIKYKFTLQMPSYIAYITYGTNREKREEIYKAYCTRAPENGKIIEKILSLKDEKVKILGFKNYASYSLATKMAKNETEVVTFLEELAKKGKNRAVEELDEIKEFAKKDGIEDLKSYDLSYYSEKLKKEKYDLDEEYYRPFFEQNSVLNGFFNFLYEVFNIKFTKTDAKAWDEKVQVYNISENDKVIARIFIDLEARKDKRGGAWMNNWHSYYINDKGEEQLPTAYIVCNFPPSSENTVSLLRHSDVVTLFHEMGHALHHLLSKVPEAMVSGISGVAWDVVEFPSQFLEYFSYDKEVLKLFAKHYETGEILSDEAIDRIIKAKNFQSSLAMLRQVEFALFDFELHQKLYKSEDEVQALLDSIREKYAVIKPPVYNKFQNGFSHIFAGGYAAGYYSYKWAEVLSADAFYMFIDSGKVLNKEIAVRYKDIVLKNGGSKNMDELFFEFANREPSVDSLLKIDGIIS; encoded by the coding sequence ATGTTTAATGAATTTAATTTAGAAAATTTAGAAAATAGTAAAGTTGAATTAGAGCAACTTTTAAATGATAGTAAAAAGAAAATTGATGAACTATTAAATATAGAAAATAAAACATATGAAAATTTTGTAAAACCATATGAGATGATAGGGGAGGGGATTAATGATTACTTAACTCCAATCTTTCATATTGATTCAGTAAAAAATTCAGAAATAACGCAAAAAGTTTATGAAGATTGTCTTCCTTTAATCTCAGATTACGAAACTGAGATAAGTCAAAATGATAATATTTATAGATCTTTAAAAGATATACAAGATAAGGATTATATATCATTAAATGATATACAAAAAAAAGTTTTAGAAAATGAAATTAGAGACTTCAAATTAAGTGGTTGTCATCTTGATGAAAAAAATAAGAAAAAATTAAAAGAACTAAATTTAAAACTTAGCGAGCTTTCTCATAAGTTTTCACAGAATCTTTTAAATGCTACAAATTCATTTGAAATGATTATTGATGATTATGAGGATGTAAAAGAGATTCCAAAATCAGATTTAGAATTAGCAAAATTTGAAGAAAATGGAAAAATAAAATATAAGTTTACATTACAAATGCCATCTTATATTGCATACATTACATATGGAACTAATAGAGAAAAAAGAGAAGAGATCTATAAAGCGTATTGTACTAGAGCTCCTGAAAACGGAAAAATTATTGAAAAAATACTATCTTTAAAAGATGAAAAAGTAAAAATTTTAGGTTTTAAAAACTATGCTTCTTATTCTTTAGCGACTAAAATGGCAAAAAATGAAACTGAAGTAGTTACCTTTTTAGAAGAGTTAGCTAAAAAAGGTAAAAATAGGGCAGTTGAAGAGCTTGATGAGATAAAAGAATTTGCTAAAAAGGATGGCATAGAAGACTTAAAAAGTTATGATTTATCTTATTACAGTGAAAAACTTAAAAAAGAAAAATATGATTTAGATGAAGAGTACTATAGACCATTTTTTGAGCAAAACTCTGTTTTAAACGGTTTTTTCAACTTTTTATATGAAGTATTTAACATCAAATTTACTAAAACTGATGCAAAAGCTTGGGATGAAAAGGTGCAAGTTTATAATATCAGTGAAAATGATAAGGTAATTGCAAGAATTTTTATCGATTTGGAAGCTAGAAAAGATAAAAGAGGTGGAGCTTGGATGAACAACTGGCACTCTTATTATATAAATGATAAAGGGGAAGAACAGTTACCCACAGCCTATATTGTATGCAATTTCCCTCCTTCAAGTGAAAACACTGTATCACTTCTAAGACACTCTGATGTTGTTACACTATTTCATGAAATGGGGCATGCATTACACCACTTATTAAGTAAAGTTCCAGAAGCAATGGTTAGTGGTATTTCAGGTGTTGCTTGGGATGTTGTAGAGTTTCCATCTCAGTTTTTAGAATACTTTTCTTATGACAAAGAAGTATTAAAACTATTTGCAAAACACTATGAAACAGGTGAAATATTAAGTGATGAAGCTATTGATAGAATTATTAAAGCTAAAAATTTTCAGTCATCTCTTGCAATGTTAAGACAAGTGGAATTTGCACTGTTTGATTTTGAATTGCATCAAAAATTATACAAATCTGAAGACGAAGTACAAGCACTTTTGGATTCTATTAGAGAAAAATACGCAGTTATAAAACCGCCGGTATATAATAAATTCCAAAATGGTTTCTCACATATTTTTGCAGGAGGATATGCAGCCGGGTATTACTCATATAAATGGGCCGAAGTGTTAAGTGCAGATGCATTTTATATGTTTATTGACTCAGGAAAAGTGTTAAATAAAGAGATTGCAGTAAGATATAAAGATATAGTCTTAAAGAATGGTGGTTCTAAAAATATGGATGAATTATTCTTTGAATTTGCAAATAGAGAGCCAAGTGTTGATTCTTTATTAAAAATTGATGGAATTATTAGCTAA
- a CDS encoding tyrosine-type recombinase/integrase, which translates to MRYNLDFCDTFDKTYCFWLALFVRNKLTTLSNTQVLDKDTFADILQVLIRGEKNIDELKVLVKKARNIGLSGINTYFNPLVKLYDFLKTFGPASMKEIDEELLIDFLASYTAGLSDASKKNHRIALLNFFSYIDKQNENVDGSSYQFKIELKNWAGLGGKSGMKLPSHMNKDEINRFLEAIDNYEFSIETAYRNRLILKIIIYTGIRVSEMLNLRTKDIFREDDVYILQVRGKGNKPRVVMIKAKIIENDLQNWLSIRTCEDLLVCNKKGNRLTQAYVSRIVENILISAGIRKEKNGAHMLRHSFATLLYQKHHDLILVQEALGHADINTSRIYTHFDRERLKATTNLLD; encoded by the coding sequence ATGAGATATAATTTAGACTTCTGCGATACATTTGATAAAACATATTGTTTTTGGCTTGCATTATTTGTAAGAAATAAATTAACTACATTATCTAATACTCAAGTATTGGACAAAGATACTTTTGCAGATATATTACAAGTTTTGATTCGTGGAGAAAAAAATATTGATGAATTAAAAGTACTTGTAAAAAAAGCTAGAAATATCGGCTTATCTGGAATTAATACTTATTTTAATCCTTTAGTAAAACTATATGATTTTTTAAAAACTTTTGGTCCAGCGTCAATGAAAGAAATAGATGAAGAGTTACTTATTGATTTTTTAGCATCTTATACTGCTGGATTATCTGATGCCTCAAAAAAAAATCATAGAATTGCCCTACTCAATTTCTTTTCTTATATAGATAAACAAAATGAAAACGTCGATGGCAGTTCCTATCAGTTTAAAATAGAATTAAAGAATTGGGCAGGATTAGGTGGAAAATCAGGAATGAAGTTGCCATCACATATGAATAAAGATGAAATTAACAGATTTTTAGAAGCTATTGATAACTATGAATTTTCTATAGAAACTGCATATAGAAACCGTTTAATATTAAAAATTATAATTTATACTGGTATTAGGGTTTCTGAAATGTTGAATTTAAGGACAAAAGATATTTTTAGAGAAGATGATGTATATATTTTACAAGTAAGAGGAAAAGGAAATAAACCTAGAGTTGTTATGATAAAAGCTAAAATTATAGAAAATGATTTACAAAATTGGCTTAGTATTAGAACTTGTGAGGATCTATTGGTTTGTAATAAAAAAGGAAATAGGCTAACACAAGCTTATGTTAGTAGAATTGTTGAAAATATATTAATTAGTGCTGGGATTAGAAAAGAGAAAAATGGAGCACATATGTTAAGACATAGTTTTGCTACCCTGCTTTATCAAAAACACCATGATTTAATTCTTGTTCAAGAAGCATTAGGTCATGCAGATATTAATACATCAAGAATTTATACTCATTTTGATAGAGAACGATTGAAAGCTACAACAAACCTTTTAGATTAA
- the cheB gene encoding chemotaxis-specific protein-glutamate methyltransferase CheB translates to MYTVLVIDDSASMRRIIKDMINGIDEFEVIAEAIDAYDAREKIKEYEPDLVTIDINMPKMNGVTFLRNLMRLHPMPAVVISGEGVRGNDIFDDGAVGFISKPENGESMLNFASRIKDNLLNLTFLLKRYTLKKPKPIKKVASTKAKEVDRKVHPDEVIKSMPARLGGTKLIAIGSSTGGVESLLRVFKNLTSNLPPIVITQHIPYGFSKSFAERLNSNSKLTVHEATDGMTLQKGHAYLAPGNMHLTIEKGTSGSYKTKLLDTIKVSHHRPSVDVLFRSVNNVVGSSAMAVMMTGMGDDGSIAMKELFDNGAYTVAQNEESCVVFGMPAKAIQKGAVKDIVHLDDIAEYIIDYSKGKKR, encoded by the coding sequence ATGTATACAGTTTTAGTTATAGATGACTCAGCATCAATGAGAAGAATTATTAAAGATATGATAAATGGAATTGATGAATTTGAAGTCATTGCCGAAGCAATAGATGCATATGATGCAAGAGAAAAGATAAAAGAATACGAACCCGACTTAGTTACTATAGATATAAATATGCCCAAAATGAATGGTGTAACATTTTTAAGAAATCTTATGCGTTTACACCCAATGCCTGCTGTTGTAATTTCAGGTGAGGGTGTTAGAGGAAATGATATTTTTGATGATGGAGCTGTAGGTTTTATTAGTAAGCCAGAAAATGGTGAATCAATGCTTAATTTTGCATCAAGAATTAAAGATAATTTATTAAATTTAACATTCCTTTTAAAAAGATATACATTAAAAAAACCAAAACCTATAAAAAAAGTTGCTAGTACCAAAGCAAAAGAAGTAGATAGAAAAGTTCACCCTGATGAAGTAATAAAATCTATGCCTGCAAGATTGGGTGGTACAAAATTAATTGCAATAGGCTCTTCAACAGGTGGAGTTGAATCACTATTAAGGGTCTTTAAGAATTTAACAAGTAACTTACCTCCAATAGTTATAACACAACATATCCCATATGGTTTTTCAAAGTCTTTTGCTGAAAGATTAAATTCAAACTCAAAACTTACTGTTCATGAAGCTACAGATGGTATGACATTACAGAAAGGTCATGCTTATTTAGCACCAGGTAATATGCATTTAACTATAGAAAAAGGCACTTCAGGCTCTTATAAAACAAAACTATTAGATACAATAAAAGTGAGTCATCATAGACCAAGTGTTGATGTATTGTTTAGATCAGTAAATAATGTTGTTGGTAGTAGTGCTATGGCTGTGATGATGACAGGTATGGGGGATGATGGTAGTATTGCAATGAAAGAACTTTTTGATAATGGAGCATATACTGTGGCGCAAAATGAAGAGAGTTGTGTTGTTTTTGGGATGCCAGCTAAAGCAATACAAAAAGGGGCAGTCAAAGATATTGTCCACTTAGACGATATTGCAGAATACATTATAGATTATTCTAAAGGTAAGAAGAGATAA
- a CDS encoding chemotaxis protein CheD, translating into MIIIGHKDGSIEKASISRFTQKTKGYNTHTIIGGEFAVGKDIEQVAFKTLLGSCVAIMFYDSVTKIKAMNHFLLPTTNSTNDDMKYGLYSVEAMLNEMYKLGCNKKNMTAKISGGADIMQLNITKIDSIGHRNVEFAKDFCKSEGFKLVSEHTRGEHGRLILLADDFQTFIKVTQKSETDNKILNEEKALQTEITKAPVIKEYVGGVDLFGVEKVETEQEMEIELF; encoded by the coding sequence TTGATTATTATTGGACATAAAGATGGAAGTATAGAAAAAGCATCTATATCAAGATTTACACAAAAAACTAAAGGCTATAATACTCATACTATTATTGGTGGTGAATTTGCTGTTGGAAAAGATATAGAACAAGTTGCTTTTAAAACACTTCTTGGTTCTTGTGTAGCTATTATGTTTTATGATTCTGTTACAAAAATAAAAGCAATGAATCATTTTTTATTACCAACAACTAATAGTACTAATGATGATATGAAATATGGACTTTATTCAGTTGAAGCAATGTTAAATGAGATGTACAAACTAGGGTGTAATAAAAAGAATATGACAGCAAAAATCTCTGGGGGTGCAGATATTATGCAATTAAATATCACTAAAATAGATTCAATAGGGCATAGAAATGTTGAATTTGCAAAAGATTTTTGTAAATCTGAAGGATTTAAACTAGTGAGTGAACATACTAGAGGTGAGCATGGTAGATTAATATTACTTGCTGATGATTTTCAAACTTTTATTAAAGTTACTCAAAAATCTGAAACTGACAATAAAATTCTTAATGAAGAAAAAGCATTACAAACAGAAATTACAAAAGCACCAGTTATCAAAGAGTATGTTGGTGGTGTTGACTTATTTGGTGTGGAAAAAGTTGAAACAGAACAAGAAATGGAAATCGAATTATTTTAA
- a CDS encoding protein-glutamate O-methyltransferase CheR: MSDNKHLHNRVKSILYSLTGITLSENKDIMIANRLHKLKRDTKYAGDIEELLDAVEEGQHNIEFINSFTTNKTHSFREDFHFTDLKNRVLPDFAKSGNQIKMYCSASSTGEEPYSMAMTILEASEEYGRNINATILATDIDTNVLQYAANGVYRYSKSSKEFPSWIKPQKYFKKRVQKTLASEEILIKVKPELQKMVTFKVMNLNDKSYPYNKNYFDVIFCRNVLIYFSNEDQNKILKKLFSHLKIGGTLYLGHSENPQDLISYVDRIGQNIFIKTKDFY; the protein is encoded by the coding sequence ATGAGCGATAATAAACATTTACATAATAGAGTAAAGTCTATACTTTACTCTTTAACTGGAATTACGCTATCAGAGAATAAAGACATTATGATAGCAAATAGGTTGCATAAACTAAAAAGAGATACAAAATATGCTGGTGATATTGAAGAATTACTTGATGCTGTAGAAGAGGGTCAGCATAATATTGAATTTATTAACTCTTTTACTACAAATAAAACACATTCTTTTAGAGAAGACTTCCATTTTACAGATTTAAAAAATAGAGTTCTTCCAGATTTTGCTAAAAGTGGTAATCAAATTAAAATGTACTGTTCTGCTTCATCTACAGGGGAAGAACCATATTCAATGGCAATGACTATACTTGAAGCATCTGAAGAGTATGGAAGAAATATTAATGCTACAATTTTAGCTACAGATATAGATACTAATGTTTTGCAATATGCAGCAAATGGTGTTTATAGATATTCTAAATCTTCAAAAGAGTTTCCTTCTTGGATTAAACCCCAAAAATATTTTAAAAAAAGAGTTCAAAAAACTTTAGCAAGTGAAGAGATACTTATAAAAGTTAAACCTGAACTACAAAAAATGGTGACTTTTAAAGTTATGAATCTAAATGACAAATCTTATCCTTATAATAAAAACTATTTTGATGTAATATTTTGTAGAAATGTACTTATTTATTTTTCAAATGAAGATCAAAATAAAATACTTAAAAAACTATTTTCACATCTTAAAATAGGTGGAACATTATATCTTGGGCATTCAGAAAATCCACAAGATTTAATAAGTTATGTGGATAGAATAGGGCAAAATATTTTCATAAAAACAAAGGATTTTTATTGA